From the genome of Eucalyptus grandis isolate ANBG69807.140 chromosome 2, ASM1654582v1, whole genome shotgun sequence, one region includes:
- the LOC104427214 gene encoding probable LRR receptor-like serine/threonine-protein kinase At1g56140 — protein sequence MAQATTDPLEVKALNRLFQQWNLAARPSWWNISGEPCSGVALDTTSIDKDNYGPSIRCDCSYDNDSTCHITELRIYMLNIVGSIPEELWSLSYLTYLNLGLNLLTGSISPQIGNLSSMQYLSLNANAFSGELPNEIGNLHELLAVSFAENNFSGSLPPSLGNLSKLQQLYFSSSGISGAIPSSYANLTDLNTLWASDGNLTGSVPVFIGNWLKLTVLRLQGNSFAGPIPSTFSKLTSLKELRVSDISSGISTLEFLADMRNLTTLVLRNNNIHGEIPLYISNNENLEHLDLSFNNLIGSIPASIFALDSLSYLFLGSNNLTGALPSKKGTSLVYIDLSYNNLSGSFPSWVNENIQSNFVANHLTAGSSNSGDLPSGWICLQRPFPCRDPGVNIGFAINCGGPPVKSSNGTLFEGDYNNGIGPASFFVSETKRWALSNVGIFTDGTNYEFTHSTSKTILNTPDRALFQTTRTSASSLRYYGLGLQNGNYTVNLGFVETAFPDDSQWTSRGRRLFDIYIQGILMSKDFNIRKEAGGRSFRAVEKAFKVQVFENYVEIHLFWAGKGTCCMPDEGTYGPSISAIRVSPDFTPTFPDKRKNMMPLIAGIAVSVGVMLFLSTFVTIYFLRIRKRRSSNQQTDALRIATGALTFNYSELHNATNGFSLANKLGQGGFGIVYKGILGDGRLVAVKKLSAKSDQGNNQFLAEIATISAVQHRNLVNLYGCCVHGDKRLIVYEFLENSSLDHALFEKTSLLIDWGTRYDICLGIARGLAYLHEESRVRIVHRDVKASNILLDSSLNPKISDFGLAKLYDDKMTHINTTIAGTIGYLAPEYAMRGHLTEKTDVFAFGVVALEIVGGKPNCASEEEASLLDWAWHLYENEHHVELVDPRLSEFEEEEVKRVIHVALLCTQMQPSLRPPMSSVLAMLLGRTNVIPVPSKPGYLTDNMFGSFVNMMSGTSMEGNLCSDDLSSHMSLANTGEESPKSAVKPILKYPP from the exons ATGGCTCAAGCTACTACAGATCCACTTGAAg TAAAAGCTCTGAACCGTCTATTCCAACAATGGAACCTGGCTGCGCGGCCGAGCTGGTGGAACATTAGCGGAGAACCATGCAGCGGCGTCGCCCTCGACACGACCAGCATCGACAAAGACAACTACGGGCCTTCCATCAGATGCGATTGTTCTTATGACAACGATTCCACCTGTCATATCACCGAACT ACGGATCTATATGCTGAACATTGTGGGTTCGATTCCGGAGGAGCTATGGAGTCTGAGTTACCTCACATATTT GAACTTGGGTCTGAATCTCTTGACGGGATCAATATCGCCACAGATCGGCAATCTGAGTAGCATGCAATACTT GAGCCTCAATGCCAATGCCTTCTCCGGGGAGCTTCCAAACGAGATTGGAAATCTTCATGAGCTGCTAGCAGT GTCATTCGCAGAAAATAACTTCTCTGGTTCTCTACCACCTTCTCTTGGAAATCTCTCAAAGCTACAGCAATT ATACTTCTCTAGCTCAGGAATCAGTGGTGCAATTCCGTCGTCTTATGCAAATCTTACAGATTTGAACACCCT GTGGGCATCTGATGGTAATCTCACAGGCTCCGTCCCTGTCTTCATAGGAAACTGGCTCAAACTTACTGTGCT GAGGCTGCAAGGCAATTCTTTTGCCGGTCCAATACCATCAACCTTTTCCAAATTAACCTCTTTAAAAGAATT GAGAGTATCTGACATTTCTAGTGGCATCTCTACACTAGAATTTCTGGCTGACATGAGGAATCTCACAACTTT AGTTCTGAGGAATAACAATATTCATGGTGAAATTCCACTATATATCAGTAATAATGAAAACTTAGAGCACCT AGACTTAAGCTTTAATAATCTGATTGGATCAATTCCAGCTTCTATATTCGCATTAGATTCACTGTCTTATTT GTTTCTCGGAAGTAATAACTTGACTGGAGCCCTCCCCTCAAAGAAAGGCACCTCTCTTGTTTATAT AGATCTCTCCTACAATAACTTAAGTGGCAGCTTCCCTTCTTGggtcaatgaaaatattcaaag TAATTTCGTTGCCAACCACTTAACAGCAGGAAGTTCAAATAGTGG GGACTTGCCTTCGGGATGGATTTGCCTTCAACGACCATTTCCTTGCAGAGACCCAGGAGTCA ATATTGGTTTTGCAATCAATTGCGGGGGTCCACCAGTCAAATCTTCTAATGGAACTTTGTTTGAGGGTGACTATAACAATGGCATTGGTCCAGCTTCGTTCTTTGTTAGTGAGACAAAGAGGTGGGCACTTAGCAATGTTGGGATTTTTACCGATGGTACCAACTACGAATTCACGCATTCAACAtccaaaaccattttgaatacGCCAGACCGAGCTCTCTTCCAAACAACAAGGACATCTGCGTCATCATTGAGATACTATGGGTTGGGACTTCAGAATGGCAACTACACAGTGAACCTAGGGTTTGTAGAGACAGCTTTTCCAGATGATAGCCAGTGGACAAGTCGGGGAAGGCGTCTCTTTGATATATACATTCAG GGGATTTTGATGTCAAAGGACTTCAACATTAGAAAGGAGGCAGGTGGAAGGTCCTTCCGAGCTGTTGAGAAGGCATTTAAGGTTCAGGTATTTGAAAACTATGTTGAAATTCACTTATTTTGGGCTGGAAAAGGGACATGCTGCATGCCTGATGAAGGTACATATGGACCATCTATTTCAGCTATCCGTGTTAGTCCAG ATTTTACACCTACTTTTCCAGACAAGAGGAAGAATATGATGCCCTTGATCGCAGGGATTGCAGTTAGTGTTGGGGTGATGCTCTTTCTATCTACTTTTGTAACTATTTATTTTCTCAGAATAAGGAAAAGGCGAAGCTCCAATCAACAGACAG ATGCCCTGAGAATTGCTACAGGGGCATTGACCTTCAACTATTCAGagctacacaatgcaacaaatGGTTTCAGCCTTGCTAATAAGCTGGGCCAGGGTGGTTTTGGGATTGTTTATAAG GGAATACTTGGTGATGGTAGACTTGTTGCTGTGAAGAAACTCTCTGCGAAATCTGACCAAGGAAACAATCAGTTTCTAGCAGAAATTGCGACGATATCTGCTGTTCAACATCGCAACCTCGTAAATTTGTATGGATGTTGTGTACATGGTGATAAACGTCTCATTGTGTATGAGTTTCTAGAGAACAGTAGCCTCGATCATGCCTTATTTG AAAAAACAAGCCTTCTTATTGACTGGGGCACTCGTTATGATATATGTTTGGGCATAGCGCGAGGACTAGCTTACCTTCATGAAGAATCAAGAGTTAGAATTGTGCACAGAGATGTGAAGGCCAGCAATATCTTGCTTGATTCAAGTCTTAACCCAAAAATTTCGGACTTTGGATTGGCAAAGCTTTACGATGATAAAATGACTCACATAAACACTACAATTGCAGGGACAAT TGGGTATCTGGCACCGGAGTATGCCATGCGTGGGCACCTAACTGAGAAGACTGATGTCTTTGCCTTTGGCGTGGTGGCTTTAGAGATTGTTGGTGGAAAGCCAAATTGTGCATCTGAAGAAGAGGCATCTCTGCTTGACTGG GCCTGGCACCTGTACGAGAATGAGCACCACGTCGAATTAGTGGACCCTAGATTATCAGAATTTGAAGAGGAGGAAGTTAAAAGAGTGATTCATGTGGCCCTCCTCTGCACCCAGATGCAGCCGTCTCTAAGGCCGCCGATGTCCAGTGTATTGGCGATGCTTCTGGGACGTACAAATGTCATACCTGTGCCTTCAAAGCCAGGTTACTTGACTGATAACATGTTTGGCAGTTTTGTCAATATGATGAGCGGAACATCGATGGAGGGAAACTTGTGCAGTGATGACTTATCTTCACATATGAGCCTGGCCAACACTGGAGAAGAGTCGCCCAAAAGTGCCGTCAAGCCAATCCTAAAGTATCCACCCTAA